The genomic segment CCACTGAGAACATATATGTTTCCAGATAATGTTGGAACAACGATATCAGTGTGACCATCCCCATCCACATCTCCAATGCTAGGACCCTGAGCGAAACACGATATTGCTCATGCAGTATAAACATGTAGCTTGGCTTCAACCACATTTAGGAATCAAGAAATTGCGAGTTACCTGTGGAACAAGGCTCTTTACATGtgtttcccaaatttcttttccTTGTAAAGTCCAAGCTGCAACATTTCCATGGGAATCAGCGGTCACTAACTCAATCTTTCCATCATCATTGATGTCAGCTGCAACAACTGCTCCTTGAATTTCAGCCATTTCAAGAGGAAACTTCTCTCTGTATTTGCCTAAACCAGTGAACTAAAGTAATAAGGACAAATTCAATGAACATAAGAGGAAACACCAGCCAGGAATACGAGAAATAAAGATGACTGGACAATTTATAATAGCTGAACCTACAACTGTACAAGAACAACAAGTTTTGTCCGCGAAATTATTTTAGTTCAACAAAAAAGTTAGATCAGCATTTCCTAAAAAAGGTGTTAGATCAGCATTTTCCAAgacgggggggggggggggggggggctcGAGGCAGATCCATGCAGTGGTTTCTATGTGATCATTTTGTCAATTCAACAAAACCCAGAAATGAGTCTCTCTGCATTCTTCACCTCACACAATTTCTCGACTAATTCATGAGAAGGTATATCTCTACAGAGCCACCAAACTGACAAAAGAAATTTATGTCATCTATCCCACTCCCTCTCCCCAGCGATTACCAAAAGATCAATCAAGCGTCAATACCAGCCCAAGCCCATCACATACTCACTGAAATCAGTCTGAAACTCGTCAATAAATAATGTAATAAATGGCAAGTCATGCAAACCTATCAAAAAGCACACTTGGTTCCAACTTGTATATGATGTTTAGAAGAATTAGATAAGCGCTGCGCGACACACTTATATAGTGGAATAGTAGAAAATTACACACCCCTGTGGTCCAAAACATAAAACAAGCCAAAAGAAGTCCCGACCAGAATGTCCAAATTCCCATCACCATCCAAATCAACAACTGTAGGAGAAGAATATATGTAGGCACGGAAATTTCCAGTATCCGTACTCAAATCAAGCTGAACACTCCACTTAACTTGCTTTGTGTCGAGATTGAAAACTACAATACCACCGGCAACATATTTCCCAATCTCGATACCACCAAGTTCCTTTAAATGCTCTGGATTATCATAATACCTGCCAAATGACATATTGATTATCTGAAGCATATTAAAATACTTTTGCTGAATAGAAGTTCACTGAAAAGACAAAAACACATTACAAAAGCAGACATAATGTTTTCTCATGAATTCTTCAATATCAGTATGAAGCCCTAGCATACTGCAGTCTATTTCAGCAAAGATTATAGTCACCGCCTAATACATGGAAGGTGATTTCGAAATTAAAGGCTTACATGGCCAATTTTTCAGGAAACTAGATTATAAACATCTGTTGAATTGTTACCATGGGAGCTTATATCTTTCTACACAAATGGCATCTCATGGTTTTAAGTCACATAGTCCCATGAATTAATCTGGTAAAAGTCAGTGGACGGAAACACACCATATATAACCCAATTTCCAATTTCAATTCCACTCACATATAACAGCAAGAAAAATCCAAGCAATGTGCCCAAATATACAACTAAAGTATCTGAGTATCAATGGGTACTTTAGGAGTAATGCATATAAAAGAGATGACTGACACAAAATTGATGAGAGAAGCTGCCTATAATTTCTTCATCTCGTGATCTGATGCAGTAGAGGTAACGCCAGAATGTCGTATAATGCAAGTTGCAAGTGGTTTTGGTACTTCGTAAGATTTTCAATCTCAGATTCTAGTGTACTGAGTTAAAATGATTGTGATGGTGTTTCTGAAGGTATCTGATATGGAAATGTAATGCGGGGTAGGAATTGAATGCAGTGGCAGTGGTACACTAGAAAGGTGGAAAAGGGAAAAAACagtattttaaatgaattcAGGATCAAGCATCTTATAATGTAGCACATCACGGACAAAAGTTTATGCCCATCACGGACAAAAGTTTATGCCTATAATCAGCTGAAATAAAGCTAAAGTTGCCACAGTGTAATTGATATTATGCTGCTTAGAATACTACTATTAGAACTGGCCACAAAGAGACCCAAGGATAACTGCATTCTAAGCAACATAAGAAAAAACTTACTCGTGGTCAAAGAAGTAAGAAACCGCAACAACCATCTCAGACACCCCATCATTATCAATGTCTGCTATGACCTGAAAAGAATGATAAGAACCATGTTGATTAGTGTACATGGTAAAATTATGTGAACATGAAATCTTTGTTTCGAACACCACTATATTTACCGGAGTGCATAAGACATGTGCATCTATGTGAACATAATCTTCCAGTTTTTCATGCTGAGTTTCAGTCCATTCCTCATCTCCCCACATGGCCTCGTCTAcataatcatcataatcatAGTTATACTCATCAGCCAGCTCATCGTTCTCCCTTAACAACTCAAATGATGCATCAGCATCAGCTTCAAGGCCTCCATTATTTTCCACTGTTGCAGCACGAATGCCTTCATTGCCTTTTGAATCTTTCTCTTCAAGAAGCCGTCTTGATGTGTTTTTTCCAATTTCTTCATCCTTGACTTTATCTGATCCAGAATTAAAAAGTGTACCATTTGGTTCTTGTGGCATCGTTATGTCTGCTTCAGGTTGACTATCTTTGCTCTTCCCAAGATTCTCAACATGAGATGCATCCAGGTCATGGTGCTGAATATCTGTCGTAGAAACATTGCTCTGCAAGGTTTCATGATGAGCTTCTTCTGGTACAGAATTTGATGCTTTAGATAAGTCATGACGACCTTCTTCAGAAGAATAGGTAACGTTTTCCGCAATTGTACTTCCACTGTGCTCTAAAAAATGTTTCAAACTTAAGAAAACCTTTTTAAGCACTAAACCATAATCAAACCAACTTAATAGTGTTCACAAAATTGACATAGAAGAATAAATGAAACAATTAAACAGAATCACGAAGGTAGAACAGTCCAACCAATGTGAACCACAGGTTCAAGAGAATTTCCAGTCGATCATCAGACGATGATTTTGAGTTGAAGCTCATATAATTGGGCCAATGCTACAGGTCAGAAGATTTCATACAGTGATTATAAGTTATAACATCTACAAAGGAGCTTTTGCTATTATTAAGTTAACCACATAAAGCCTGAGCTTtcccaatatttcaaaatagtATAGTATATAATCCACTAATGCAAAATGAGGATTGATGAGAGCAAGGCCAATGTCCAGATAGCTGCAAATGTGTACTTAATCGTGGAGTTTCTTGcgtatatctcaaaaatggccTGTGGCAGATTTCTGATTGGACAACGGGAGAAAAGAAAAGAGGGAGACTGGTTACAGCAATTACATGGTAAAGGCaaaagataaatatatatattcagtgaagaagaaaaaagtTTCAACCCATTGGACATGAAAGCTGGTTCAAAAATATTAAGAGAAAGCAGATAAGGATAATCAGATATCTTGTGGTGTGTCAATGTTCATCGTGttgtattcaagaaattattaTTCACCAGCAATGAAGAAATTATGAATTTCATGAAAATGCTATTAAGGATCAGGAGAACATTGGGCAAAACGAAGTACAGGAGATAACTTTTAAGTGCCACAATTTCAGAACCATTAATTCTCAATAGGTAAAAGGAAAGCAAGTTACTAGATATCGAATTCGTGAGAAAATCCTCGACCAGCTGCTCATCATGAACATCTGGGTGAGACCGGTCAACTGGATCTGGATGCAAACCAACATACCAATCCTTTTTAACTTTCAACCTTGGAATCTCCAATTTATCTGACATCATGTAGCCTGAAACCCTAATTTTCAATAAACAGAACACAAGAAGTCAGCTAACTATTATTCAATGGCTAAAGAAGGCATTTTGGAGGAACAGCACATGTTACCTGAAAAATAGCACTTCACCATTGTAAGTGGCTAAAACTACTTCTCGGACACCATCTTTGTCAATGTCATACAAAAGAGGACTAGAATGAACAGTCGACTGATGAAAAGCTGGCCAACCTGATGTATATGATACAAAAAATAGGTTCATTTTGTCTGGATGATA from the Primulina tabacum isolate GXHZ01 chromosome 16, ASM2559414v2, whole genome shotgun sequence genome contains:
- the LOC142528581 gene encoding protein DEFECTIVE IN EXINE FORMATION 1-like isoform X1 codes for the protein MKSWGVLFLGLLVFGLSCWSFDYAVAHSEEANKNKFREREATDDALGYPNLDEDELLNTQCPQHLELRWQTEVSSSIYSSPLIGDINSDGKLEVVVPSFVHYLEVLEGSDGDKLPGWPAFHQSTVHSSPLLYDIDKDGVREVVLATYNGEVLFFRVSGYMMSDKLEIPRLKVKKDWYVGLHPDPVDRSHPDVHDEQLVEDFLTNSISKHSGSTIAENVTYSSEEGRHDLSKASNSVPEEAHHETLQSNVSTTDIQHHDLDASHVENLGKSKDSQPEADITMPQEPNGTLFNSGSDKVKDEEIGKNTSRRLLEEKDSKGNEGIRAATVENNGGLEADADASFELLRENDELADEYNYDYDDYVDEAMWGDEEWTETQHEKLEDYVHIDAHVLCTPVIADIDNDGVSEMVVAVSYFFDHEYYDNPEHLKELGGIEIGKYVAGGIVVFNLDTKQVKWSVQLDLSTDTGNFRAYIYSSPTVVDLDGDGNLDILVGTSFGLFYVLDHRGKYREKFPLEMAEIQGAVVAADINDDGKIELVTADSHGNVAAWTLQGKEIWETHVKSLVPQGPSIGDVDGDGHTDIVVPTLSGNIYVLSGKDGSIVRPYPYRTHGRVMNQILLVDLSKRGEKKKGLTIVSTSFDGYLYLIDGPSSCTDVVDIGETSYSMVLAENVDGGDDLDLIVTTMNGNVFCFSTPSPYHPLKAWRSPNQGRNNAASRYNREGIHVTPSSRAFRDEEGKNFWVEVEIIDKHRFPSGSQAPYNVTVSLLVPGNYQGERTIKQMQIFNQAGKQRIKLRTVSVRTTGTVLVEMIDKNGLYFSDEFSLTFHMYYFKLLKWLLVLPMLGMFGILVILRPQEGMPLPSFSRNTDL
- the LOC142528581 gene encoding protein DEFECTIVE IN EXINE FORMATION 1-like isoform X2; the encoded protein is MMSDKLEIPRLKVKKDWYVGLHPDPVDRSHPDVHDEQLVEDFLTNSISKHSGSTIAENVTYSSEEGRHDLSKASNSVPEEAHHETLQSNVSTTDIQHHDLDASHVENLGKSKDSQPEADITMPQEPNGTLFNSGSDKVKDEEIGKNTSRRLLEEKDSKGNEGIRAATVENNGGLEADADASFELLRENDELADEYNYDYDDYVDEAMWGDEEWTETQHEKLEDYVHIDAHVLCTPVIADIDNDGVSEMVVAVSYFFDHEYYDNPEHLKELGGIEIGKYVAGGIVVFNLDTKQVKWSVQLDLSTDTGNFRAYIYSSPTVVDLDGDGNLDILVGTSFGLFYVLDHRGKYREKFPLEMAEIQGAVVAADINDDGKIELVTADSHGNVAAWTLQGKEIWETHVKSLVPQGPSIGDVDGDGHTDIVVPTLSGNIYVLSGKDGSIVRPYPYRTHGRVMNQILLVDLSKRGEKKKGLTIVSTSFDGYLYLIDGPSSCTDVVDIGETSYSMVLAENVDGGDDLDLIVTTMNGNVFCFSTPSPYHPLKAWRSPNQGRNNAASRYNREGIHVTPSSRAFRDEEGKNFWVEVEIIDKHRFPSGSQAPYNVTVSLLVPGNYQGERTIKQMQIFNQAGKQRIKLRTVSVRTTGTVLVEMIDKNGLYFSDEFSLTFHMYYFKLLKWLLVLPMLGMFGILVILRPQEGMPLPSFSRNTDL